The DNA sequence attattattattattattattattattatatattattaaatatataagaataCCTATGAAAAGTTAGGATTCTGAATCCTGGAAATTTGTACTGACTTTCTTTGTTCTCGGAATCTGGTTAATTTcccaatttgattaaaaaccaaaacaaacacaacaatttaaaatttaaggaatcagattactttcccagacAGAATCTACAACCAAACATGGCTTAGAGTATTTACAATCCgataatatacatattttcaGCATTTTATATACACTTACGTAAATTTCATTGAACATTAGTCATTATACCACCGCAATAAATTTCATTGTATGTACATTGTTGAAATATGGCAACTTTCATTCAGGTCAttgcaaatttgaaaataaatattttgtcagTATTATATACATTGCACATGGCCATCATAACATTTCAATGAAGAGCATTATACTTCCATGTATAGATACAATACaaagtagtatatttttttcatgcaaATTTTGTTTGCTCGAACAAAAGCCATTGAGATTTCATTAGAATCCtcataaaattactactattaatttgtaagtaaaaaataattaaaattgagataTCAAAGCCATATTAAGTAATATCTGatgaaatgatataaaaaatataattccaaCCAATCAACCAAAACAAATGCAGATCTTACCATTTAACTTGTTCACCCTAAGCCGCAACACTTGAAGCATTGTCAAGTTCCCAATTTCTCTTGGCACGTAACCACTAAAGTCGTTGAAACTCATGTCCAAAGTTTGTAAATTATTAAGGGCACCAATCTCTTTCGGAATATTACCTAAAGTAAAACCCCATCAAATCATTAAAACTGAAATAAGTGTATGGATATAGTAAGAGCATGAGACAAGATCTCACCGCTTAACATGTTGGTACCAAGGTACAAACCTTGAAGCATCGTCAAGTTCCAAATTTCTCTTGGCACGTGACCACTAAAGTTGTTGAAACTCGCGtccaaaatttgtaaattagtaAGATCACCAATCTTTTTTGGAATATATCCTGTAATTGAATTGTATCAAATCAATATCCAATTTCATAATATGAGTTTGTACATGCAAATGCAATATGAAGTCttaaaatcatgttttacCATTTAAATTGTTGGCACCCAAATATAATTGTTGAAGCAATGTCAAGTTCCCAATTTGTGTTGGCATGTTTCCACTGAAGTAGTTGCTGTACAAAGCAAGATACTCAAGCTTTGAACACTGCCCCAAACTCGATGGTATTTCCCCATACAACTCGTTGAAAGAAAGACGAAGTCTCTTGAGTTTATGCAAATTGTGTGTGCATACATCAAGAGGTAGACTACTAGACAAACTATTATgcaccaaattcaaaacttcTAAAAATGGGATGTTGAAAATAGATGGGGGTATAGGACCATGAAAAGAGTTCCCGCTCATATCTAAAGAAACGAGAAAAGAAAGATTTCCGATTTCTGGAGAAATGGTGCCTACAAGACCCATGGATGATATATTCAACTGAGTCACCCTTTGATAGCGAAGATCACAAGTAACTCCGATCCAACTACAAATACTGCTCTCACTACTCCAATTTTTGGTCAATGTATTATGGGGATCAAAAGAGATTTGAGATTTGAAGGCAATAAGTGAAGAACGATCGGTGTTGATAACTGAGTTGGCTGAGCTATAATCAATCAACCATTGAAGAAGTAAGAATGATGTTATAAGGAGGTAGAGATGGGAAGATGTAACCATTAGGCTTGATTTTAAAAGTAGCTAGCAATGTGTGGTGTATACAAGATTTGAGCTAGCTCTATATATATCTCAAAAGAGTGTGtctttatcttttgtttttgtggAGGGAGAGGATTTGGGAATAATGCTGTGCATgaacattttgaattttctacATAACAATGTAAGGACAATAAAGAAAAGTCGTCTAAAAAAGCATATACCTAGtgatgaattttatttactttaaaattattaatttcctATACCacaaaaggaaaagagaaaatggtTTATGTATACAAATTTGCATTATGAAATCTCATGTTACCTGTAGATCTGATCTTGAAGTAGTGTTAAGAAAATTGAGGCTTTCATTAGTGCTGTAAATCTTACGATgacatcaaatttaaaatttgattaactTGTAAATTACTAGACGAAGACTTCATGATAAGTCAGGTCAATGTCCTTTTTCGGATAATAGAGGATAGATGTGTTTATGGTTCAAAACATCACACCAAAAGATAGCATCGAACCTAAAAACACGTTATGCCTTAATAGTCCAATTTAATGGAAGTCTATATccattacttttatttttatggataaaaGTATTACTACTATGATAGATCGAAATAAGTGCATTAATATAAAGAAGACTTGGTctcctcttttattttttcatttgacgaaaaattagaaaaataataaattaataggtACTTAATTTAACtgagatttttaaaattttattgaaatactacttaaaagttaaaagtgtgtataattttgaaagttatttaaaaataatattcaattaagtTCTTAGTTTCCATAATaagttttacaaaaaaatatttcattatatttattgtgtttaatataaatactactccctccgttccatagtaacgGAGGTAATAATACTTATATGAAGTGCGGATTACAACTCTCCTTGTGGGCTTGAGCTTGATTATAGAAAATTATTCTGATTCCTGAATTTTAAATCATAGcatttgttatatatttttattgaataaaaaaaagtcataagaatttggaaataaggaaacaaatacaatttttaatgatttttggatattctttttattaaattcacGATAATTACATATTCCCTCGGTCCCCAAattataatcttattttgacattttagtccgtttcacaaaattagttcacattaatttttacaaatttatatcACTTGTGAGGAGTCTTATTCTCCGCTGACAATATTCTAAAATGTTTTGTTTGacagtaaaataaagttgacatggaaaattaattctaaaaaaaaaaaagaattacgGAAGTATGATTCCTAAAAACACTTTATTCCTAGTAGTCCAAGTTAGTGCGTTCTTTGATACACAATTGGACATATATATCAACGTATAGTGGTGATAGATTTCGACATAAAATATGACACATTTGGTATTACATATAGAATGAGAAACacattacttttattttatatggacAAAAGTAAGGAAGACTTGGtctcttcttttatttttttatttaaagaaaaattagaaacataataaattagtagATACTTAATTTAACtgagatttttaaaattttattgaaaatttttaaagtgtgtataattttcaatacaCACTATAAATCTACACTTTTTCTGCACTAAAACATGCATCCAGTATTCCTCTTCAATGgctatttttttgcttttgctATTACTTTTCATCGTTCCACTTTCACCAAATGCCACTCATGCTCACATACAACATTGCTTAGAGAATGAGAAAACTTTGTTGCTTGAGTTGAAGAATCAACTGGTGTTCAATTCATCCTATTCAACATATCTGGTGCAATGGAATCAAAAGGAGGATTGTTGCTCTTGGGAGGGTGTGAAGTGTGACGATGCAGGCCATTTTATCCTTCTGGGACTAAATGACGAGGGTATCTCAGGTGGATTAAACGAGTCATCAAGTCTTTTCAGACTCCACTACTTGGAAGAGCTGAGCTTGGCAGACAATTCATTCTCAGGTTCTTTACCACACAACATTTCCAATCTTGCAAGATTGTCTTCTTTGGACCTGTCTCATTGCAGATTCAGTGGCGCGATTCCTTCCACGCTCAGCAATCTGACACAACTTGTTCATCTGGAGATGGCATACAACTTCTTCAGCGGCTCAATTTCTTCCGCCCACTTTGAAGGTTTGGCAAAAGTTGAGTATATTGGTTTAAGTTACAATTCACTAAGTGGTAGCATTCCCATATCTATATTGAATATACCTTCACTGAGGGAGATTGACCTCCAACACAACCAACTTAGTGGGAAAGTGAATGAATTTGCTATTGTAAATATATCTCAACTTTCTTAGTTAGATTTGAGCTATAATAGATTGGAGAGCCCATTCCTAACTCTTTCATCAAGCTTCAAAGTCTAAATGATCTTGATCTTTCTTACAACTTGTTCAATGATACTTTTCAATTGGACAAGTTTCTAAGCCTTCCTAACCTTGAAACTCTACGTCTTTCCAACAACAACTTGTCACTTTCGGGTTCACACAGTTTCCCTGTAAACCAATCCTCCAGCTTCTTAGTCTCATTGGACCTTTCGGATAACTTGATTGTGGGGGAAATTCCTAATTGGATCTGGGAAATAGGGGACGGGTCACTTTACGAATTGAACCTTTCTTGCAATATGTTGGTTGGTCTCCAAAAGCCTTATCACATCTCCAATTCTCTCCAGTATTTGGACTTGCACTTGAAGCTCTAAGTCTTTCCCACAACAACTTGTCACTTTCTGGTTTTAACAATTACCCTGTAAATGAATACAACTTACACTTGTTGGACCTTTCGGATAACATGATTGTTGGGGAAATTCCTAATTGGATCTGGGAAATCGGAAACGGGTCTCCAAAAGCCTTAGGGCATCCGCATCGCTGACTCGATGCTGGCTCGGTCttgtctcgacgagacgagacaacatcgagacagcgttgcgacgctcgtctcgtctcgtcgCGCGACGCGTGCCGGCGAGGCCGGCCTGGAGCTGGCGAGACGACGCGCGCGCCCCATGTGGCGCGCGCTGGAGtatggcgtgacgcccactcgccggcccaCGAGTGGGCGTCAGAATTATGacgatataattttttttttataaattcgaaaaattcgaatttaataataataaaaaaatttaaacggTCAGAAGACCGTTGAAACCAACGGtcgattttttaattttcttttattattctataaatatactccatactccattcaccattttacacacaaacaccaCTCTCATTCCTCTTCCATTCACTACACTCATCTATTCCTTTCtctcaaattgttgaaaaaatgtccggcGATGGAAACTCCAGCGGCGGCGGCTCCGGCGGGTTCGACTTGAACTCGTTCGACGATTGGGCGAGCATGTACAACTTTTTGGGTACTCCCGGTTCATCGCCGGGCACCCAAGCCTCGACCACTCCGCCGGCGTACCAAACACtacattttgatgtggatgcatactatcgtccAAAGCCGGGGGGAAAAGGAGGAAGAGGGCGACCACGAGGGTTTTGGGGGGCGGCACCGCATCCACGCCGAGACGTTGGTTCGCCTTGGTCCGCCTCATCGCCCTGGGGAAACGGAAACCAacaaaagtttttaaaaagtcCCAAATTTACAACGCACGAAGGGAAGAACACCTTTTCCCCCAAAAAGATGCTCCGATATTTGGGGTCGTCGACAAAGATGCAAAAAAATTTTGTGcgatatataggggagcaatTATCAAAGCTCGGGGGGCCAACATTTCGGGGCGGGGCTTAAAAAGACGTCGGGAAAGATTTCAAGTATGCcgattttggtccgtccaccACCTTGAAAGGTGGGTCGTGTCGAAAAGCGGGTCAAACCCAACACCCGGGGGGCCCTTCGCAGTGATGGCGGAGAAGGCAACACCCCACGGAGGGGACGCCAACCGATGATGCGGGGGTCTTTTTCCGGTTCAACCCTCGGCCGCAAGGGCCCCCGgtagtttttatagtttaatttagtgtattttaaattatgtatttttttattttttaggattttaaattatgtatttttttattttttaggtttttaaattgtaatttttattttatttaatgaagtgtgtttttattaattgaatttgttggaattaaaaataaaaatgaaattgagtgagtagttaagagatggttaagagatggttaatagatggagggatgcaggtgccgtctcttagttaagagatgagttGAAAAGTACaatggggcccatgaatagttaagagatgagacggttaagagacaaATAAGAGACATGGATGCGGATGGCCTTATCACATCCCCCTTCTCTCGAGTATCTGGACTTGCACTCAAACCAGCTTCAGGGCGAGTTTCCCTCACTCTCGTTGCTAAAACATTCTACTTATGTGGATTTCTCAAATAATCTTTTTGATCAGTTTGGAATTCTTGAAACTGGAAATGACACCGCTCTCTTTGGAAATTCAGAATTTTCACTCCGTAACCAGGGGCATAGCCAGGAATTCATTACAGGAGGGgcaaagttaataaaattttcatttttgagaaGGGgcatttgatataattttacatatatacatgaaaatttgtaataaatatagaaGGGATGGAAAGAGGTGaggaggggcaaatgccccacctACTAAAGGGCTGCATCCGCCCCTGTCCGTAACAATAGCTTGTCTGGATCCATTCCAACCTTCTTTTGCACGGCTGCAACCTTTCTTGTTCTTGACTTGTCCTTTAATCACCTGAGCGGTAGCGTTCCCTGTTGTCTATTTGAAAACAGTGTTGTGCTCAATCTAGGGAGAAATAACATCAGTGTTTGGATCCCAGATAAAATTTATCCCAGTTGCCAACTAATGATATTAGATTTGAGCAACAACAGTTTAGTTGGCAATGTTCCACATTCCATAGGGAATTGCAGAGCATTAAGGGTCTGGATTTATCCTACAACAAGCTAACCGGGACAGTTCCAACCTCCCTTTGCAAAGCCTTGGACCTTTGGATTCTTGACTTGTCTATCAATAACTTAATTGGCAATATCCCGCGCTGTCTAGTAGGGTCACATCTTCTTGCCCTTAATTTAGGGAGTAATAACATCATTGGTCGTCTCCCAAACTTCCCTGCCGATTGTCGCCTACAATATTTGGATCTCACCAACAACAGTTTAATCAGCGAAGTTCCGTTATCGCTTGAAAATTGCCAACAGTTAGAGGTCATGAATGTTGAAGGCAACCAGTTGGATGGAACTTTCCCATGCATGCTTCCGTTGAGCTTGCACGTGCTTGTGTTGCGCGCAACCAGATTCCATGGAGGGCTGAGATGTGACAAAAGCTggtcaaatcttcaaatttttgaCATAGCTAACAATAACTTCAGTGGCAATGTGAATCCTTTGAACTTTTCAAACTAGAGACCAATGATGAGGGATACTGTCACAACGTTGAGTTACAGCAACTTGGCTTTTACATTAGCACTTACCAAAGATTACAAGGCGGAAGCAGACTACAACGAAAAGGTATCACTAATCATCAAAGGGGCGGAGCGGAATCTTGGCAAGATATGGCAGGACTTTACATCCATCGACTTATGTTGCAATAATTTCCAAGGAGGGATCCCTGACTCAATCGGTGAGCTCAACGCACTTTATCTTCTCAACTTATCCCACAATAGTTTCACAGGAACAATCCCTAAATCATTGAGTAACTTGACGGGGCTTGAAGCACTGGACCTCTCAGTGAACCTGCTAACCGGGAAGATACCAAAGGAGATTGCAGGGCTCACATTCCTTCAGGTGATGAATGTATCCCACAACAAGCTGGTCGGAGAGATTCCAATTGGCCCTCAAATCCAAACATTCCCTGGTGATTGCTTTGAAGGAAACATAGGATTATGTGGTCTCCCTCTCAACATTAGCTGCATAAAGCCTCTTGCTTCTCCGCCAAGTTTAAAATCCGATGGGACGACAGAGATTGAGTGGGATTATGTGTTTGTTGCTGCTGGTTATGTTGTTGGCTTCGGAAGCTTTCTATGGGTGCTCGTATTTGGCCGAAGCTTCAGAGAGAGACTCTTTGAGAAAATTGAGGATGTTTATGAGAAGATAGTCAGCCTCcgcaaaaagaagaagagaagggaTGTAGGAAGAAGAGTTGTGAGAATTCAAGCCAGAAGACAATAGTGGCAGTAAAACTATGTATTTTGATTCTATGTTTGCACTATGGCTTTCCTTCTTTTGCATGTGTGTTTCATTTCTTCAGTGATTGTGTGTCTACTTCTTGAGTGGAAATAAAGTCAGGTAttgtttgtttctttattaaggattatatttttaagtatagtattcttattatttatactaatatgaTTGAAACATGAGTTGAAACTACTCCCCAAATTGGtccattacataaaattagacCATTTTTGCTATTCAATGTGTTcgtaaatactccctccgtcccaataaatatgaagcGTTTGTTTttcggcatgagattttatgtggTAGTATTTTGAGTGAAtgaagatagaataaagtaagagagatgaaaaaatagatatgatattgtttctattttagcaaacatttcatttttaattggacaatttaaaaagaaaaatattttatttttaataagacGGAAGATGTATAaatcactatttattttatgaattttttctcttcctaaCGAGGTTAACCCAATTCTCTCATTACAATACtccaatttaaataaaaaggttAAATAATCAAGGTTCATGCTCAAATttgcacaatttttttttaaaattgaacttTTGCAATGGCGGCGAGAATTCTCAACTTtcaagtatataaaaataatagaggatgataaatttaaatggcTATTATAATCTCACATAGCTTAAATATTCAAACATCAAAATCGTTTATTCAAAATAGATTTGAAACATCGATTATAATTTgtgataaaaattttatagtttaataaaaaaaatcaagaaaatatttctaaagaggaatttttacataaaaactCCGAAATATTTACCCAATTATGTGTTCTCCAAAAGTGGAACGCCAACAGAGCTTTTCCAATACAAGGAACTGAAATTCGCTCTTTGCTGCCAACATATTAGTTTTTGCTGCAATTTCCTCTTTGCATCTGAAAGCAACCATTTCTTAGCGAGATTCCTGCTGCTATCACCCGGTAAAAATTGTTTCTTGCTTCTATCTTTGTTGGGCTTTTATATTCCAGTTTCAAAAGTTATTGGATCTGATCCCTTTTCAGTATCACGTGCAGATTCCGCATGTCTATTTTCTTCCCAACTCAAGTTTTGTTGCTTATATACTATGCCGGGATTTATTCATTCAGGCTGGGATGCATTCGTGTGTACTTGATTGCAACGATCAGGATTGCAAGAACAGTTTTTATAGCATACATGGTAATCCTTGATGCTTCTGAAATGGTTGAATgttgattctaattttattagtattttcaGCATCATTGCTGATTGCGCGTATGAATCCTGATTATACGTATTTCGTCTTCATTAGGCGTCGTTTCTTGAGGTGGATTTCTTGGTTTTACCTTTGCATAAAGTATTGATATATGAGGATGGGTTTGTCACATCCAACGGTGGCGTTCATAGTAATGGAACCTTATTGCGTGAGGGTAAGACGGATTCTATCGAGGATGAGCATGGGATCTGCTAAGGGAATCGATTGTGTACTATTGCAATA is a window from the Salvia hispanica cultivar TCC Black 2014 chromosome 1, UniMelb_Shisp_WGS_1.0, whole genome shotgun sequence genome containing:
- the LOC125223961 gene encoding putative receptor like protein 25, which translates into the protein MMRDTVTTLSYSNLAFTLALTKDYKAEADYNEKVSLIIKGAERNLGKIWQDFTSIDLCCNNFQGGIPDSIGELNALYLLNLSHNSFTGTIPKSLSNLTGLEALDLSVNLLTGKIPKEIAGLTFLQVMNVSHNKLVGEIPIGPQIQTFPGDCFEGNIGLCGLPLNISCIKPLASPPSLKSDGTTEIEWDYVFVAAGYVVGFGSFLWVLVFGRSFRERLFEKIEDVYEKIVSLRKKKKRRDVGRRVVRIQARRQ